A single genomic interval of Musa acuminata AAA Group cultivar baxijiao chromosome BXJ3-4, Cavendish_Baxijiao_AAA, whole genome shotgun sequence harbors:
- the LOC135636406 gene encoding pyrophosphate-energized membrane proton pump 2-like, which produces MDMFGPVADNAGGGIMEMSQQPESVWEITDVLDAVRNTTKAITKGFAIGSAALATFLLSSAIISLLNSAFACSAVGRTAQEVNNEVRRQFIERPGIMVSSPTSHVRESQTTFAIVASASLQEMIKPGAWATISPVVIGLFFRLLGHYTGQQLLGAKVVALMLMFATVVGILLALFLNTAGSAWDNSKKYIETGALGRQSQSSRS; this is translated from the exons ATGGATATGTTTGGTCCTGTAGCTGATAATGCTGGTGGTGGAATTATGGAGATGAGTCAGCAG CCTGAAAGTGTTTGGGAGATCACAGATGTTTTAGATGCTGTACGCAACACTACCAAAGCTATTACTAAAGGATTTGCTATTGGTTCTGCCGCACTTGCCACCTTCCTTCTTTCCAGTGCAATCATATCCCTTTTAAACAG TGCCTTTGCCTGCTCTGCTGTTGGAAGAACTGCACAAGAGGTTAATAATGAAGTTCGTAGACAATTTATTGAGAGGCCTGGTATAATGGTGAGTAGCCCAACATCTCATGTCAG AGAAAGCCAGACTACATTTGCCATTGTGGCATCTGCATCattacaagaaatgataaaacCTGGTGCTTGGGCAACTATATCTCCAGTGGTAATTG GACTTTTCTTCAGGTTATTGGGCCACTATACGGGTCAGCAGCTTCTTGGAGCCAAAGTTGTGGCTTTGATGCTTATGTTTGCAACAGTTGTTGGTATTCTTTTGGCTCTGTTTCTAAATACTGCTGGCAGTGCTTGGGATAATTCAAAGAAATATATAGAGACTGGTGCACTTGGGAGGCAAAGCCAAAGTTCACGAAGCTAA